A single Brevundimonas sp. M20 DNA region contains:
- a CDS encoding RluA family pseudouridine synthase gives MSDEPLLTEDDDAPVLEARIETAGVRLDKALAEAFPSLSRARLQTLLGEGAVTFDGGVISGGSSKAKAGLYAITLPPIAPATPQPEAIPLAVLYEDADLIVIDKPAGMAAHPAPGNETGTLVNALLAHCGESLSGIGGVARPGIVHRLDKDTSGVMVAAKTDRAHQGLSALFATHDIERTYIALTRGAPSPSKGRIETLIGRSSSDRKKMAVLKSTGRNAITDYVVDRTFGEPARAGGAPLAGRVACTLHTGRTHQIRVHLASKGSPILGDPVYGSGSPAAPVRAAVAEAGLTRQALHAAVLGFVHPVTGEALRFETAPPADMQALETLLQHL, from the coding sequence GTGTCTGACGAACCCTTGCTGACGGAAGACGACGACGCCCCGGTGCTGGAGGCTCGCATCGAGACGGCGGGCGTGCGTCTGGACAAGGCCTTGGCCGAAGCCTTCCCGAGCCTGTCGCGGGCGCGTCTGCAAACGCTGCTGGGCGAGGGCGCGGTGACGTTCGACGGGGGCGTGATTTCGGGCGGCTCGTCCAAGGCGAAGGCAGGCCTGTACGCCATCACCCTGCCCCCGATCGCGCCGGCCACGCCGCAGCCCGAAGCGATCCCGCTGGCTGTGCTCTATGAAGACGCGGACCTGATCGTCATCGACAAGCCCGCGGGCATGGCGGCCCATCCCGCGCCGGGCAATGAGACCGGCACACTGGTCAACGCCCTGCTGGCCCATTGCGGAGAGAGCCTATCGGGGATCGGCGGCGTCGCGCGACCGGGGATCGTGCATAGGCTCGACAAGGACACCTCCGGCGTCATGGTCGCCGCCAAGACGGATCGCGCGCATCAGGGGCTCTCGGCGCTGTTCGCCACCCACGACATTGAACGCACCTACATCGCCCTGACGCGCGGCGCGCCAAGTCCGTCGAAGGGGCGTATCGAGACCCTGATCGGTCGCTCATCCTCCGACCGCAAGAAGATGGCTGTGCTGAAGTCCACCGGGCGCAACGCCATCACCGACTATGTGGTGGATCGAACCTTCGGAGAGCCGGCGCGGGCCGGCGGAGCGCCGCTGGCCGGGCGCGTCGCCTGCACCCTGCACACCGGACGCACGCACCAGATCCGGGTCCATCTGGCCTCGAAAGGCTCACCGATCCTCGGGGACCCTGTCTATGGCTCCGGCAGTCCCGCGGCCCCGGTGCGCGCCGCCGTTGCCGAGGCCGGGTTGACCCGACAAGCGCTGCACGCGGCCGTCCTCGGCTTCGTTCATCCCGTTACCGGCGAGGCCCTGCGGTTCGAGACCGCGCCGCCCGCCGACATGCAGGCACTCGAAACCCTCCTCCAACACCTCTGA
- a CDS encoding HK97 family phage prohead protease, whose translation MSEVATNAGLAIEGYASLWGVADLNRDVVAKGAFSASLARAGAGGVRMLHQHEGRSVVGVWETMVEDDRGLFVRGRIMDWSAEARFAGALAKAGAIDGLSIGFKAMRARREGALRVLSEVDLWEVSLVTFPMLPGARFSPSP comes from the coding sequence ATGAGCGAAGTCGCTACGAACGCCGGGCTGGCGATTGAAGGCTATGCCTCATTGTGGGGTGTGGCGGACCTGAACCGTGATGTGGTGGCGAAGGGCGCGTTTTCGGCCAGTCTGGCGCGGGCCGGGGCAGGCGGTGTGCGCATGCTGCATCAGCACGAAGGCCGATCCGTCGTCGGGGTCTGGGAGACGATGGTTGAAGACGACCGCGGCCTGTTCGTTCGTGGTCGGATCATGGATTGGTCAGCCGAGGCCCGGTTCGCTGGAGCTCTTGCGAAAGCCGGTGCGATTGATGGACTGTCTATCGGCTTCAAGGCCATGCGTGCCCGCCGGGAGGGCGCTTTGAGGGTGCTGAGCGAGGTGGATTTGTGGGAGGTTTCGCTGGTGACCTTCCCGATGCTGCCGGGCGCGCGGTTCAGTCCTTCGCCTTGA
- a CDS encoding two-component system response regulator, producing the protein MFAIDRRILARIEPVTKRVLIVDPNPHAARLLTDVVKALGARDVIVESEEARALKAASALEPGIIFTERTGPGLDGESLSRRIRRSDMDCRRAPIIMVTAEATATTILGARDSGVHEFLRKPFTSGDLLKRVENVALKPRDWIEAVGYVGPDRRRFNSGEYTGPAKRKGDRGTSGAAAIDAAKDQAMRILASALDQFDHDPMQAVRAIREQAGALKAVAMKLADTRLVVAVGALEVSLAAGAASKETLAAPIGALLAMHQAAPMKKAG; encoded by the coding sequence TTGTTCGCTATTGATCGTCGCATCCTCGCCCGGATTGAGCCGGTGACGAAGCGGGTTCTGATTGTCGACCCTAACCCTCACGCCGCGAGGCTGTTGACGGACGTCGTCAAGGCGCTGGGCGCCCGTGATGTGATCGTGGAATCGGAGGAGGCGCGGGCGCTCAAGGCGGCGTCAGCGCTGGAGCCCGGCATCATTTTCACTGAACGCACTGGACCCGGGCTGGATGGTGAAAGCCTGTCGCGCCGCATCCGTCGGTCCGACATGGACTGCCGCCGCGCGCCGATCATCATGGTGACGGCTGAAGCGACCGCGACGACCATTCTGGGCGCCCGGGATTCCGGGGTTCACGAGTTCCTGCGCAAGCCGTTCACCAGCGGCGACTTGCTGAAGCGGGTGGAGAACGTGGCGCTGAAGCCGCGCGACTGGATCGAGGCGGTCGGCTATGTCGGCCCGGATCGCCGCCGCTTCAACTCGGGTGAGTACACCGGTCCGGCCAAGCGCAAGGGCGACCGGGGGACGAGCGGCGCGGCGGCCATTGACGCGGCCAAGGATCAGGCGATGCGCATCCTCGCCTCGGCGCTGGATCAGTTCGATCATGATCCCATGCAGGCGGTCCGTGCGATCCGCGAGCAGGCCGGGGCCCTGAAGGCCGTGGCCATGAAACTGGCTGACACCCGTCTGGTTGTCGCTGTCGGTGCGCTGGAGGTCAGTCTGGCTGCCGGCGCGGCCAGCAAAGAGACCCTGGCGGCTCCGATCGGCGCCTTGCTGGCGATGCATCAGGCCGCGCCCATGAAAAAGGCGGGCTGA
- a CDS encoding DnaJ C-terminal domain-containing protein → MAGDPYKELGVARGASQDEIKKAFRKLAKELHPDKNPGNKEADERFKRVTAAFDIVGDKDKRAKFDRGEIDADGREQFRGFGGGGATDGRGPGGFGQNPFGQGSGARGGFENIDLDEIFGGMFGGGGARQGARGGGFAKGQDVRATLEISLEDSISGATRRIQFSDGRTLDVAIPKGAGDGQTIRLKGQGMPGRGGESGDALIELKLAPHPVFTRDGADLTMDQPVPLYDAVLGGKVPLRTPEGTVSMTIPAGSSSGKVLRLKGRGAFANGKRGDLLAKLMIVLPEGDDALTKLAQKARDAGPIRPFRD, encoded by the coding sequence GTGGCGGGCGATCCCTACAAGGAACTGGGCGTGGCCCGGGGTGCGAGCCAGGACGAGATCAAGAAGGCGTTCCGCAAGCTCGCCAAGGAACTCCATCCCGACAAGAACCCCGGAAACAAGGAAGCCGATGAACGCTTCAAGCGTGTCACAGCGGCCTTTGACATCGTGGGCGACAAGGACAAGCGCGCGAAGTTTGATCGTGGAGAGATCGACGCTGACGGCCGTGAACAGTTTCGCGGTTTCGGCGGCGGCGGCGCGACCGACGGGCGTGGCCCTGGCGGGTTCGGCCAGAACCCGTTCGGTCAGGGCAGCGGCGCGCGCGGCGGTTTCGAAAACATCGATCTCGACGAGATATTCGGCGGCATGTTCGGTGGTGGCGGCGCGCGTCAGGGCGCCCGTGGGGGGGGCTTCGCCAAGGGACAGGATGTTCGCGCGACGCTGGAGATCAGTCTTGAAGACTCGATTTCCGGCGCGACACGGCGGATCCAGTTTTCCGACGGCCGCACGCTGGATGTCGCCATCCCCAAGGGCGCAGGCGACGGTCAGACCATTCGTCTGAAGGGGCAGGGCATGCCCGGCAGGGGCGGTGAAAGCGGCGATGCGTTGATCGAGTTGAAACTGGCTCCGCACCCGGTCTTCACCCGCGATGGGGCGGACCTGACGATGGATCAGCCGGTGCCGCTCTATGATGCTGTTCTGGGCGGCAAGGTACCGCTCAGGACGCCGGAAGGCACAGTCAGCATGACCATTCCCGCCGGGTCGAGTTCGGGCAAGGTCTTGCGTCTGAAGGGGCGGGGCGCCTTCGCCAACGGAAAGCGCGGTGATCTGCTGGCCAAGCTCATGATCGTCTTGCCCGAGGGCGACGACGCATTGACCAAGCTGGCCCAGAAGGCGCGTGACGCCGGGCCGATCCGGCCGTTCCGTGACTGA
- a CDS encoding DUF2799 domain-containing protein, producing MRIVVVGMALVVAGSLLGSCATMSAEECMAGDWGGRGFADGAAGYAQSRLGEHAEACSKHGVVPDDGAYRAGWAQGVLRYCTLPNGFAQGRSGAAYNGVCPRDLEQDFLPAYQDGQLVYAAEQAVSTARSSVDSLGGRLTELDDKITAKQRELRQDGLTDEQRDQIRNRIQEIRREREDTERSWRRAQDEVDDAERNARDVRYRFQRLYGAW from the coding sequence ATGCGCATCGTTGTCGTCGGTATGGCCTTGGTCGTCGCGGGCTCGCTGCTGGGCAGTTGCGCGACCATGAGCGCGGAAGAGTGCATGGCCGGCGATTGGGGTGGTCGCGGCTTCGCGGACGGCGCGGCGGGCTACGCCCAGAGCCGTCTGGGGGAGCATGCCGAGGCGTGCAGCAAGCATGGTGTCGTTCCCGATGACGGCGCCTATCGCGCCGGCTGGGCGCAGGGCGTGCTGCGCTACTGCACCCTGCCCAATGGCTTCGCCCAGGGCCGCAGCGGCGCAGCATACAACGGCGTCTGCCCGCGCGACCTTGAGCAGGACTTCCTGCCCGCCTATCAGGACGGTCAACTGGTCTATGCGGCCGAACAGGCGGTCTCCACAGCGCGAAGCAGCGTCGACAGTCTGGGCGGCCGACTGACCGAACTCGACGACAAGATCACGGCGAAACAGCGCGAACTGCGTCAGGACGGCCTGACCGATGAGCAGCGGGATCAGATCCGCAACCGCATCCAGGAAATCCGTCGTGAGCGCGAGGACACCGAGCGCAGCTGGCGCCGTGCCCAGGATGAGGTGGATGACGCC
- a CDS encoding phage portal protein: MLNWRRPFGDRRRIAAPETKDSRAGALIALTGDGRARWTPRDYASLAVEGFTKNPVAYRCVRMIAEAAAATPLRVFSDGVRRDHHPAALLLGRPNPEQSGVEWLEGVYGALQTAGNAYVEAAGDGAPEELWSLRPDRMKVVPGRSGWPEAYEYSLHGRSVKLARATDGWMPVLHLKLFHPVDDHYGFSPLEAALFAIDVHNASGRWNKALLDNSARPSGALVFGGREGERLTDAQFALLKAQIEDMHSGSTNAGRPLVLEGGLDWKPLSWTPADMDFIAGKHAAAREIALAFGVPPQLLGIPGDATYANYREANTAFWRATIAPLVRKTAAALTSWLGGRFHDVKIEPDLDAVPALQPEREALWARLEAATFLTDEERRRMAGLEN, from the coding sequence ATGCTCAATTGGCGGCGGCCCTTCGGGGATCGACGGCGCATCGCCGCGCCTGAAACGAAGGATAGTCGGGCCGGCGCCTTGATCGCACTGACCGGCGACGGACGGGCCCGATGGACGCCAAGGGACTACGCGAGTCTCGCGGTGGAGGGCTTCACAAAGAATCCGGTGGCGTATCGGTGTGTCCGCATGATCGCCGAAGCGGCTGCGGCGACACCGTTGCGGGTGTTCTCGGACGGGGTGCGGCGGGACCACCATCCGGCGGCGCTGCTGCTTGGGCGTCCCAACCCCGAGCAGTCCGGTGTCGAATGGCTGGAGGGCGTGTACGGGGCGCTTCAGACGGCGGGCAACGCCTATGTCGAAGCAGCGGGTGATGGCGCGCCGGAAGAGCTCTGGTCCCTGCGGCCTGATCGAATGAAAGTCGTGCCGGGACGGAGTGGTTGGCCTGAGGCCTACGAATACTCGCTGCATGGCCGTTCGGTGAAGCTGGCGCGGGCGACGGACGGCTGGATGCCGGTGCTGCATCTGAAGCTGTTCCATCCCGTGGACGACCACTACGGCTTCTCGCCGCTGGAGGCGGCGTTGTTCGCCATTGATGTGCACAACGCCTCGGGGCGGTGGAACAAGGCGCTGCTGGACAACTCGGCCCGCCCCTCGGGCGCGCTGGTGTTCGGTGGGCGGGAGGGCGAGCGGCTGACCGATGCCCAGTTCGCCCTGCTGAAGGCGCAGATCGAGGACATGCACAGCGGCTCGACCAATGCGGGACGGCCACTGGTGCTGGAGGGTGGGCTGGACTGGAAGCCGCTGAGCTGGACCCCGGCGGACATGGATTTCATCGCCGGCAAGCATGCGGCGGCGCGGGAAATCGCGCTGGCGTTCGGGGTGCCGCCTCAACTGCTGGGTATTCCCGGTGACGCGACCTACGCCAACTACCGCGAAGCCAACACCGCCTTTTGGCGGGCAACCATAGCACCGCTTGTTCGCAAGACGGCGGCGGCCCTGACCTCCTGGCTGGGCGGGCGCTTCCACGACGTGAAGATCGAGCCTGATCTGGACGCCGTGCCGGCCCTGCAGCCCGAGCGTGAGGCGTTGTGGGCGCGGTTGGAGGCGGCGACCTTCCTGACCGATGAGGAACGGCGACGCATGGCCGGACTGGAGAACTGA
- a CDS encoding YcgN family cysteine cluster protein: MEPPMYAFWENKTLEEMSRAEWESLCDGCGLCCLVRFEDEDTGEVIPTRVHCKLFDSDRCTCSDYANRKKHVPDCIKLTPQNIEALEWMPKSCAYRRIHEGRTLAPWHHLVSGSRETVHEAGVSVRGQTVSELALKEAEDALDFEAPEWREERGV, translated from the coding sequence CGCCTTCTGGGAAAACAAGACGCTCGAGGAGATGAGCCGCGCGGAGTGGGAAAGCCTCTGCGACGGTTGCGGCCTGTGCTGTCTGGTGCGGTTCGAGGATGAGGATACCGGCGAGGTGATCCCCACGCGGGTGCACTGCAAGCTGTTCGATTCAGACCGCTGCACCTGCTCGGATTACGCCAACCGGAAGAAGCACGTTCCGGACTGCATCAAGCTGACGCCGCAAAATATCGAGGCGCTGGAGTGGATGCCGAAATCCTGTGCCTATCGGCGCATCCATGAGGGGCGCACCCTGGCGCCCTGGCATCATCTGGTTTCGGGTAGCCGGGAGACGGTGCACGAGGCCGGAGTTTCGGTACGTGGCCAGACGGTGTCGGAGTTGGCCTTGAAGGAGGCGGAGGATGCGCTGGACTTCGAAGCACCGGAGTGGCGCGAGGAACGCGGCGTCTGA
- the rpoH gene encoding RNA polymerase sigma factor RpoH has protein sequence MASNTTLAVMSPEQGLSRYLTEIRKFPMLAKDEEFMLAKRWTEHQDPEAAHRLVTSHLRLVAKIAMGYRGYGLPIGEVISEGNVGLMQAVKKFDPDKGFRLATYAMWWIRASIQEYILRSWSLVKMGTTAAQKKLFFNLRKAKSQISAFEEGDLHPEHVEAIATKLGVTNEDVISMNRRLGGDASLNAPLRADGESEWQDWLADDNAVSQETALAENEEKSLRMGLLQEAMEELTDREKHILTERRLKDDPVTLEELAGQYGVSRERVRQIEVRAFEKLQKAMRAAAEERNLVDA, from the coding sequence ATGGCTTCCAATACTACACTTGCGGTGATGTCGCCCGAACAGGGCCTGTCGCGCTATCTCACGGAAATCCGAAAGTTTCCGATGCTGGCCAAGGACGAAGAGTTCATGCTGGCCAAGCGCTGGACGGAACATCAGGACCCTGAAGCCGCCCACCGCCTCGTGACATCGCACCTTCGTCTCGTGGCCAAGATCGCCATGGGGTATCGCGGCTACGGCCTGCCGATCGGCGAAGTGATATCCGAGGGCAACGTCGGGCTGATGCAGGCGGTCAAGAAATTCGATCCGGACAAGGGCTTCCGTCTGGCGACCTACGCCATGTGGTGGATCCGCGCCTCAATCCAGGAATACATCCTGCGCAGCTGGTCGCTCGTCAAAATGGGGACCACCGCCGCGCAGAAGAAGCTGTTCTTCAACCTGCGCAAGGCCAAGAGCCAGATCTCGGCTTTCGAGGAGGGCGACCTGCATCCGGAACACGTCGAGGCCATCGCCACCAAGCTGGGCGTGACCAATGAGGATGTGATCAGCATGAACCGCCGGCTTGGCGGCGATGCCTCGCTGAACGCCCCGCTGCGCGCGGACGGCGAAAGCGAATGGCAGGATTGGCTGGCCGACGACAACGCTGTTTCGCAGGAGACGGCGCTGGCGGAGAACGAGGAGAAGTCGCTCCGCATGGGCCTGCTTCAGGAAGCGATGGAAGAGCTGACTGACCGCGAGAAACACATCCTGACCGAGCGTCGCCTGAAGGATGACCCGGTGACGCTGGAAGAACTGGCCGGCCAGTACGGCGTCAGCCGCGAGCGCGTACGTCAGATCGAGGTGCGGGCGTTCGAGAAGCTGCAGAAGGCCATGCGCGCCGCCGCGGAAGAGCGGAATCTGGTCGACGCTTAA
- a CDS encoding phosphoserine transaminase, whose amino-acid sequence MTSKPNAKPERPWFSSGPTAKRPGWSSQAISHDLLGRGIRAPEVVGRFAYGLKLTRELLQLPEDWVMVYVPGSDTGAVEAAMWSMLGERPVQVLAFENFGKVWATDAKSHLNLDPEIISAPWGQFPDTSRVDPAKDLVFPWNGTTSGVKAPGADWLSTEREGLVICDATSAAFAMPLPFEKLDVVTFSFQKALGGEAGLGVAALSPRAVERLDRYEPPRPVPKVLRLRGDNGFERTLATGSMLNTFSVWTLEDWIDGVEWGISIGGLEALIARTDANAAALDRWVSRTDWVEYLAETQNIRSTTSVCLKIVDPRVTALDDETRRDLVTRMKALVENEGAAFDIEGHRNAPAGLRIWCGCTVDVADIEALTPWLDWAFATAIIEYSVD is encoded by the coding sequence ATGACCAGCAAGCCGAACGCCAAGCCTGAACGTCCGTGGTTTTCCTCTGGCCCGACCGCCAAGAGGCCTGGCTGGTCCTCACAAGCGATTTCCCATGATTTGTTGGGACGAGGAATCCGCGCGCCGGAAGTGGTCGGTCGCTTCGCCTACGGGCTGAAACTGACCCGCGAACTGCTTCAGCTCCCCGAGGATTGGGTGATGGTCTACGTCCCGGGCTCCGACACCGGCGCGGTCGAGGCGGCGATGTGGTCGATGCTCGGTGAGCGTCCGGTGCAGGTTCTGGCCTTCGAGAATTTTGGAAAGGTCTGGGCGACCGACGCCAAATCGCACCTGAACCTTGATCCCGAAATCATTTCTGCGCCTTGGGGGCAGTTCCCGGACACGTCGCGGGTCGATCCGGCAAAGGATCTGGTCTTCCCCTGGAACGGCACGACCTCTGGCGTGAAGGCGCCCGGCGCGGACTGGTTGTCGACCGAGCGCGAAGGCCTCGTGATCTGCGACGCCACCTCCGCGGCGTTCGCCATGCCCCTGCCATTCGAGAAGCTGGATGTCGTGACCTTCAGCTTCCAGAAGGCATTGGGCGGTGAAGCCGGGTTGGGCGTGGCCGCCCTGTCGCCACGGGCGGTCGAGCGGCTGGATCGCTACGAGCCGCCTCGTCCTGTTCCCAAGGTTCTGCGTCTGCGCGGGGACAACGGCTTCGAGCGAACGCTTGCGACCGGTTCGATGCTGAACACCTTCTCGGTCTGGACGCTGGAAGACTGGATCGACGGCGTTGAATGGGGGATTTCGATTGGCGGCCTTGAGGCCCTGATCGCGCGCACCGACGCCAACGCCGCGGCGCTGGACCGGTGGGTGTCGCGGACGGATTGGGTGGAGTATCTCGCCGAAACGCAGAACATCCGTTCGACCACCTCTGTCTGCCTCAAGATTGTCGATCCACGCGTCACGGCGCTGGATGATGAGACCCGTCGGGATCTGGTCACCCGGATGAAGGCGCTGGTTGAGAATGAGGGTGCGGCCTTCGACATCGAAGGCCACCGCAACGCGCCCGCCGGTCTGCGCATCTGGTGCGGCTGCACGGTCGATGTGGCGGACATCGAAGCCCTGACGCCTTGGCTGGATTGGGCGTTCGCCACGGCGATCATCGAATATTCCGTCGACTGA
- a CDS encoding GNAT family N-acetyltransferase, translating into MLDPEIRDNADAKRYELTVDGEVAVVTYNLSPPNLMITETLVPERLEGRGIASRLAKHVLSDAKARGLLILPVCPFFSSYLQKHPEHAEAVHPTYRQILGL; encoded by the coding sequence ATGCTTGATCCCGAAATCCGCGATAACGCCGACGCCAAGCGCTACGAACTAACCGTCGACGGCGAGGTCGCCGTGGTGACCTACAACCTGTCGCCGCCCAACCTGATGATCACCGAGACGCTGGTTCCGGAAAGGCTGGAAGGCCGCGGCATCGCCAGCCGACTGGCCAAACACGTGCTTTCCGACGCGAAGGCGCGCGGCCTGCTGATTCTGCCCGTCTGCCCTTTCTTCTCCAGCTATCTGCAGAAGCATCCGGAACACGCCGAAGCCGTGCACCCGACCTATCGCCAGATTCTCGGCCTCTGA
- a CDS encoding adenylosuccinate synthase — protein sequence MANVAVVGAQWGDEGKGKIVDWLSNRADMVVRFQGGHNAGHTLVVDGKVYKLALLPSGVVQGKPSIIGNGVVVDPWHLVGEIEKIQAQGVAITPDILTIADNACLILPVHPALDVAREAAASAPGARIGTTGRGIGPAYEDKVGRRAIRVCDLANEDDLKIKIDRLRSHHDPLRAGLGLEPIDPDVLLKQLLEIAPRILPYVKPAWRVLDQAQKSGKRVLFEGAQGAFLDVDHGTYPYVTSSNTVAGQAAAGSGIGPRGVGYVLGIVKAYTTRVGEGPFACELNDAVGEHLATVGREVGVNTGRARRCGWFDAVLVRQSVAINGIDGIALTKLDVLDGLKTLKICVGYRVNGEVLDYLPSSLKDQAAAEPVFEELEGWIESTAGVRSFKDINANAIKYVRRIEELIGAPVALLSTSPERDDTILMRDPFLG from the coding sequence TTGGCGAACGTCGCGGTAGTCGGCGCCCAGTGGGGTGACGAAGGCAAGGGCAAGATCGTCGACTGGTTGTCGAACCGGGCCGATATGGTCGTGCGGTTCCAGGGCGGGCACAACGCAGGCCACACACTGGTCGTTGACGGCAAGGTCTACAAACTGGCGCTGCTGCCCTCGGGCGTTGTGCAGGGCAAGCCGTCGATCATCGGCAACGGCGTGGTCGTTGATCCTTGGCATCTGGTCGGCGAGATCGAGAAAATTCAGGCCCAGGGCGTGGCCATCACCCCGGACATCCTGACCATCGCCGACAACGCCTGTCTGATCCTCCCGGTCCACCCGGCGCTGGACGTGGCGCGCGAGGCCGCCGCCAGCGCGCCTGGCGCCAGGATCGGCACGACCGGGCGCGGCATCGGTCCGGCGTATGAAGACAAGGTGGGCCGTCGCGCCATTCGGGTGTGCGATCTGGCCAACGAAGACGATCTGAAGATCAAGATCGACCGCCTTCGCTCGCACCATGACCCGCTGCGCGCGGGTCTGGGGCTTGAGCCCATCGATCCCGACGTTCTGCTGAAACAGTTGCTCGAGATCGCGCCCAGGATTCTGCCCTATGTGAAGCCCGCCTGGCGCGTGCTGGATCAGGCGCAAAAGTCCGGCAAGCGCGTGCTGTTCGAAGGGGCGCAGGGCGCCTTCCTCGACGTGGATCACGGCACCTATCCCTATGTGACCAGCTCAAACACCGTGGCCGGTCAGGCTGCCGCCGGCTCCGGCATTGGTCCGCGCGGCGTCGGCTATGTGCTGGGCATCGTGAAGGCCTACACAACCCGCGTCGGCGAAGGGCCCTTCGCCTGCGAGCTCAACGATGCGGTCGGCGAGCATCTGGCGACCGTCGGTCGTGAGGTCGGCGTCAACACCGGTCGCGCCCGTCGTTGCGGCTGGTTTGATGCTGTGCTGGTGCGCCAGTCCGTGGCGATCAACGGTATCGACGGCATCGCCCTGACCAAGTTGGATGTGCTGGACGGGCTGAAGACTTTGAAGATCTGTGTCGGCTATCGGGTCAATGGCGAGGTGCTGGACTACCTGCCCTCCAGCCTGAAGGACCAAGCCGCCGCAGAGCCGGTGTTCGAGGAGCTGGAAGGCTGGATTGAAAGCACCGCCGGTGTCCGGAGCTTCAAGGACATCAACGCCAATGCGATCAAATATGTACGCCGCATTGAAGAGCTGATCGGCGCGCCGGTGGCTCTGCTGTCCACCAGCCCGGAGCGGGATGACACCATCCTGATGCGTGATCCGTTCCTCGGCTAA